One window of Solwaraspora sp. WMMA2056 genomic DNA carries:
- a CDS encoding SPFH domain-containing protein → MRRQLRVIAGVGALLVLTVTGCTTVSTESDQVALHYDAGAFSSTTYQACVTQNNRTWDGPGERYYVYPAGQRTFDFTGNEGSESTPFVVVSKDNQELTVSGGLTFHLDTSCADEGGMLREFHEEIGLKFQPVMDDDGRTTSHWLDLLRFYVGQPLHKAMTTEAQKYDWLALYNDPATRAAFETAINEDLGAAVQATTGGRAYFLQFNLTLQKPTPRQDLVDGLAAVQVAITERRAIVEQNATVEEKLKQIRQLVEVLGPEGYILYEVFQRCLTDETAKGCPTFLPVPAGGSVDLNAGRPANTD, encoded by the coding sequence ATGCGTCGTCAGCTACGGGTGATCGCGGGTGTCGGAGCGCTGCTGGTGTTGACCGTGACCGGCTGCACCACGGTCAGCACCGAGTCGGACCAGGTGGCGCTGCACTATGACGCGGGCGCCTTCTCCAGCACCACCTACCAGGCCTGCGTCACCCAGAACAACCGCACCTGGGACGGGCCGGGCGAGCGGTACTACGTGTACCCGGCCGGCCAGCGGACCTTCGACTTCACCGGCAACGAGGGCTCCGAGTCCACGCCGTTCGTCGTGGTCTCCAAGGACAACCAGGAGCTGACCGTCTCCGGCGGGTTGACCTTCCACCTGGACACCTCGTGTGCCGACGAGGGTGGGATGCTGCGCGAGTTCCACGAGGAGATCGGGCTGAAGTTCCAGCCGGTGATGGACGACGACGGCCGGACCACCAGCCACTGGCTGGACCTGCTGCGGTTCTACGTCGGGCAGCCGCTGCACAAGGCGATGACCACCGAGGCGCAGAAGTACGACTGGTTGGCGCTGTACAACGATCCGGCCACCCGGGCCGCGTTCGAGACGGCGATCAACGAGGACCTGGGCGCGGCGGTGCAGGCCACCACCGGCGGACGGGCGTACTTCCTGCAGTTCAACCTGACCCTGCAGAAACCGACACCGCGTCAGGATCTGGTCGACGGTCTGGCCGCGGTGCAGGTGGCGATCACCGAGCGTCGGGCGATCGTCGAGCAGAACGCCACAGTCGAGGAGAAGCTCAAGCAGATCCGCCAACTCGTCGAGGTGCTCGGCCCGGAGGGCTACATCCTGTACGAGGTGTTCCAGCGCTGCCTGACCGACGAGACCGCGAAGGGCTGCCCGACGTTCCTACCGGTGCCGGCCGGCGGCAGCGTCGACCTCAACGCCGGGCGCCCGGCGAACACCGACTGA
- a CDS encoding spermidine/putrescine ABC transporter substrate-binding protein codes for MRSRLRPPPSAPAAALLAALGMRRTLTRRTLARGAATSGGLLLAGGAIAACGTPAAQQTEESCVSEDLSDSEQVINFSNWPQYIDVDADDESRRPTLEAFQQTSGITVTYTEDINDNNEFFGKVQNQLSACQPTGRDIMVLTDWLAARMIRLGWVQSLDKANLPNVTANLLPSLKARPFDPDDSYAVPWQSGLTGIAYNGTVTGEVRTIDDLLTRADLKGRVTALTEMRDTMGLLLQSNGHDPAEFTDAQFDDALEKLRQAVADGQIRRFTGNDYAADLARGDVAACIGWSGDVIQLAAEDPNIVFQAPESGLILFSDNMQVPNQAAHKTNAEKLMDHYYDPAVAAEVAAYVNFICPVAGAQEAMTAIDPELAANPLIFPDEALLARSAVFMALTEEQERTYEQKFQQVIGA; via the coding sequence ATGCGCAGTCGCCTCCGCCCCCCACCGTCCGCGCCGGCCGCCGCACTGCTCGCGGCCCTCGGCATGCGCCGTACCCTTACCCGACGCACTCTGGCACGCGGCGCCGCCACCTCCGGTGGGCTGCTGCTCGCTGGCGGCGCGATCGCTGCCTGCGGCACCCCGGCAGCCCAGCAGACCGAGGAGAGCTGCGTCAGCGAGGACCTGTCCGACAGCGAACAGGTGATCAACTTCTCGAACTGGCCGCAGTACATCGACGTCGACGCCGACGACGAGAGCCGCCGACCCACCCTGGAGGCGTTCCAGCAGACCTCCGGCATCACGGTCACCTACACCGAGGACATCAACGACAACAACGAGTTCTTCGGCAAGGTGCAGAACCAGCTGTCCGCCTGCCAGCCCACCGGACGCGACATCATGGTGCTCACCGACTGGCTGGCCGCCCGGATGATCCGGCTCGGCTGGGTGCAGTCCCTCGACAAGGCGAACCTGCCCAACGTCACGGCCAACCTGCTGCCGTCGCTGAAGGCCAGGCCGTTCGACCCGGACGACTCGTACGCCGTACCGTGGCAGTCCGGGCTGACCGGCATCGCCTACAACGGCACCGTCACCGGCGAGGTCCGCACCATCGACGACCTGCTCACCCGGGCCGACCTCAAGGGCCGGGTGACCGCGTTGACCGAGATGCGCGACACCATGGGGCTGCTGCTGCAGTCCAACGGGCACGACCCGGCCGAGTTCACCGACGCGCAGTTCGACGACGCTCTGGAGAAGCTGCGCCAAGCGGTCGCCGACGGGCAGATCCGCCGGTTCACCGGCAACGACTACGCCGCCGACCTCGCCCGGGGCGACGTCGCCGCCTGCATCGGCTGGTCCGGAGACGTGATCCAGCTCGCCGCCGAGGACCCGAACATCGTCTTCCAGGCACCCGAGTCCGGGCTGATTCTCTTCTCCGACAACATGCAGGTGCCGAACCAGGCCGCCCACAAGACCAACGCCGAGAAGCTGATGGACCACTACTACGATCCGGCGGTCGCCGCCGAGGTCGCCGCGTACGTCAACTTCATCTGCCCGGTCGCCGGTGCCCAGGAGGCGATGACCGCCATCGACCCGGAGCTGGCCGCCAACCCGCTGATCTTCCCCGACGAAGCGCTGCTCGCCCGGTCGGCCGTGTTCATGGCGCTGACCGAGGAACAGGAACGCACGTACGAGCAGAAGTTCCAGCAGGTCATCGGGGCCTGA
- a CDS encoding ABC transporter permease, protein MSILAHVGGGPAKPPPASTRRGRGRLLPYLLLLPGGAWLILFFAVPAIQLGATSLYDPNGSLATGYAMTWSFGNYPAALSAYWTQFGRGFLYAGIATVIAVLLGYPLAYAIAQRAGRWKNLMLVCVVAPMFTSFLVRTLAWKTILSENGWLVGVLRDLHLLAPDGRLLFTPVAVVLGLTYNFLPFMVLPLYASLERLDPRLLEAASDLYASPARAFWRVTLPLSAPGLVAGTLLTFIPASGDYINARLLGTPNEYMIGNVIDSAFLVRLDYPQAAALSFLLMATILVIVSVYVRRTGTEEVL, encoded by the coding sequence ATGAGCATCCTGGCCCACGTCGGCGGCGGACCGGCCAAGCCGCCTCCGGCGTCGACCCGGCGCGGACGTGGCCGGCTGCTGCCGTACCTGCTGCTGCTGCCCGGCGGGGCCTGGCTGATCCTGTTCTTCGCCGTCCCGGCGATCCAGCTCGGGGCGACCAGCCTGTACGACCCGAACGGCTCGCTGGCCACCGGGTACGCGATGACCTGGTCGTTCGGCAACTACCCGGCGGCGCTGTCGGCGTACTGGACCCAGTTCGGCCGGGGCTTCCTCTACGCCGGCATCGCCACCGTGATCGCGGTGCTGCTCGGCTACCCGCTGGCGTACGCGATCGCGCAGCGGGCCGGCCGGTGGAAGAACCTGATGCTCGTCTGCGTCGTCGCCCCGATGTTCACCAGTTTCCTGGTGCGCACCCTGGCCTGGAAGACGATCCTGTCGGAGAACGGCTGGCTGGTCGGCGTACTGCGGGATCTGCACCTGCTCGCCCCCGACGGCCGGCTGCTGTTCACCCCGGTCGCGGTGGTGCTCGGGTTGACGTACAACTTCCTGCCGTTCATGGTGCTGCCGCTGTACGCGAGCCTGGAGCGGCTCGACCCCCGGCTGTTGGAAGCCGCCAGTGACCTGTACGCCTCCCCGGCGCGGGCCTTCTGGCGGGTGACCCTGCCGCTGTCGGCTCCCGGGCTGGTCGCCGGCACGCTGCTGACCTTCATCCCGGCGTCGGGGGACTACATCAACGCCCGGCTGCTCGGCACCCCCAACGAGTACATGATCGGCAACGTGATCGACTCGGCGTTCCTGGTGCGGCTGGACTATCCGCAGGCGGCGGCGCTGTCGTTCCTGCTGATGGCGACGATCCTGGTCATCGTGTCGGTCTACGTCCGGCGTACCGGCACCGAGGAGGTGCTGTGA
- a CDS encoding IS66 family transposase — MPADPPPSYDELLALNAGLAARLEQALTRIAELEARLKQSSSNSSKPPSSDGLAKPAPKSLRGRSGRRPGRPTGGEGTTLSQVADPDVIVRHVPDICGGCGDGLTDPAEVTVTRRQVFDIPQPRVVVTEHQIVTVACPCGHHTTAATPAGATAPAAYGPRIAAIGVYLLHGQFLSIGRTADAIRDLFGLPVAPATITAWVTRTALGVIDTVLPVIRDRIKNAPVAHFDETGIRVDGRLAWLHSASTPTDVFLTVHRRRGTAAMDDAGVLPGYTGTAVHDAWAPYDTYTTARHALCNAHVLRELVYVVDTATGQVADLAGQAIDALRHLNRLTVTARADGCEPDPADLAEQTHLLRSAVVLGAAATATRTDKLHRKYHALFVRLRDRRADYLRFLTDPAVPFDNNPAERTIRMPKLRIKVSGSMRTMTGAEHFAAIRSYAATATRHGINMLDALTRAAAGSPWIPTTA, encoded by the coding sequence ATGCCCGCCGATCCGCCGCCGTCGTATGACGAGTTGTTGGCGTTGAACGCCGGGCTGGCCGCACGGCTGGAGCAGGCGCTGACGCGGATCGCTGAGCTTGAGGCCCGGTTGAAGCAGTCGTCGAGCAACTCGTCGAAACCGCCGTCGAGCGACGGGCTGGCCAAACCGGCGCCGAAGTCGCTGCGGGGCCGTTCGGGTCGCCGGCCGGGCCGCCCCACCGGGGGCGAGGGCACCACCCTGTCCCAGGTGGCCGATCCGGACGTGATCGTCCGGCACGTGCCGGACATCTGTGGCGGCTGCGGTGACGGCCTGACCGACCCCGCCGAGGTGACGGTCACCCGCCGGCAGGTGTTCGACATCCCCCAGCCCCGGGTCGTGGTGACCGAGCACCAGATCGTCACCGTCGCCTGCCCGTGCGGGCACCACACCACCGCCGCGACACCCGCCGGGGCCACCGCGCCCGCCGCCTACGGACCACGGATCGCCGCGATCGGCGTCTACCTGCTCCACGGACAGTTCCTGTCCATCGGCCGCACCGCCGACGCGATCCGTGACCTGTTCGGCCTGCCCGTCGCGCCAGCCACCATCACCGCCTGGGTCACCCGCACCGCCCTCGGCGTCATCGACACGGTGCTCCCCGTCATCCGCGACCGCATCAAGAACGCGCCGGTCGCGCACTTCGACGAGACCGGCATACGCGTCGACGGCCGCCTCGCCTGGCTGCACTCCGCCTCCACACCCACCGACGTGTTCCTCACCGTGCACCGCCGGCGCGGCACCGCCGCAATGGACGACGCCGGCGTGCTACCCGGATACACCGGCACCGCCGTGCACGACGCGTGGGCCCCGTACGACACCTACACCACCGCCCGGCACGCCCTGTGCAACGCCCACGTGCTGCGGGAACTGGTCTACGTGGTCGACACCGCCACCGGGCAGGTCGCCGACCTCGCCGGCCAGGCCATCGACGCCCTGCGGCACCTGAACCGCCTGACGGTCACGGCCCGCGCCGACGGCTGCGAACCCGACCCGGCCGACCTCGCCGAACAGACCCACCTGCTGCGCTCGGCCGTCGTGCTCGGCGCCGCAGCCACCGCCACCCGCACCGACAAGCTGCACCGCAAGTACCACGCCCTGTTCGTGCGACTACGGGACCGACGCGCCGACTACCTGCGGTTCCTCACCGACCCGGCCGTGCCGTTCGACAACAACCCGGCCGAGCGGACCATCCGCATGCCGAAACTCCGGATCAAGGTCTCCGGCAGCATGCGCACCATGACCGGAGCCGAACACTTCGCCGCGATCCGCAGCTACGCCGCCACCGCCACCCGACACGGCATCAACATGCTCGACGCACTCACCCGAGCCGCCGCCGGCAGCCCCTGGATCCCCACAACCGCCTAA
- a CDS encoding Lrp/AsnC family transcriptional regulator, which produces MGTRQQGGDGSGHVVLDDVAKQIIEQLQEDGRRPYATIGKAVGLSEAAVRQRVQRLLDAGVMQIVAVTDPLQLGFPRQAMIGLRTAGDLETVADRLAELDEVDYVVITAGSFDLLTEVVCRNDDHLLEILQRMRTVDGVVSTEAFVYLKLRKQTYTWGTA; this is translated from the coding sequence ATGGGGACACGACAGCAGGGCGGCGACGGCTCCGGTCACGTCGTCCTCGACGACGTGGCGAAACAGATCATCGAACAGTTGCAGGAGGACGGGCGGCGCCCGTACGCGACGATCGGCAAGGCGGTCGGGCTCTCCGAGGCGGCGGTCCGCCAGCGGGTGCAGCGGCTGCTCGACGCCGGGGTGATGCAGATCGTCGCGGTCACCGATCCGCTGCAGCTCGGCTTCCCCCGCCAGGCGATGATCGGGCTGCGTACCGCCGGGGATCTGGAGACGGTCGCCGACCGGCTCGCGGAGCTGGACGAGGTCGACTACGTGGTGATCACCGCCGGGTCGTTCGACCTGCTCACCGAGGTGGTCTGCCGCAACGACGACCATCTGCTGGAGATCCTGCAGCGGATGCGTACGGTCGACGGAGTCGTCTCCACCGAGGCGTTCGTCTATTTGAAGCTGCGCAAACAGACCTACACCTGGGGCACGGCCTGA
- a CDS encoding ABC transporter ATP-binding protein, whose translation MATDPTGGGPRPADPPAGDLQLTDLTKRFGPFTAVDGLDLTIPQGAFFALLGASGCGKTTTLRMVAGLEQPTSGRLLLGGRDITRLRPYRRPVNTVFQSYALFPHLSVADNVAFGLRRRGIRDVRPQVDRMLALVQLDGFGPRRPQQLSGGQQQRVALARALINHPQVLLLDEPLGALDLKLRRQMQTELKRIQTEVGITFVHVTHDQEEAMTMADTVAVMNAGRIEQLGPPAQMYEFPATAFVANFLGQSNLLAGEATGRSGDDVLVTAYGSRFTVPAARSRSVDGPVHLGVRPEKLALTRDADGVPAGAQSVTGVVTELAYLGVSTQYQVRTGWGTELSVFSPNSGDGALLPVGADVVAYWQPAHAFLLAREPGTGDQTAPLLDDAVPAS comes from the coding sequence ATGGCGACCGACCCGACCGGCGGCGGCCCACGCCCAGCCGACCCACCCGCCGGTGACCTGCAGCTGACCGACCTGACCAAGCGGTTCGGCCCGTTCACCGCCGTGGACGGACTCGACCTGACGATCCCGCAGGGCGCGTTCTTCGCCCTGCTCGGCGCCTCCGGCTGCGGCAAGACCACCACGCTGCGGATGGTCGCCGGGCTGGAACAGCCCACCAGCGGCCGGCTGCTGCTCGGCGGGCGGGACATCACCCGGCTGCGGCCGTACCGGCGGCCGGTGAACACCGTCTTCCAGAGCTATGCGCTGTTTCCGCACCTCAGTGTGGCCGACAACGTCGCGTTCGGACTGCGGCGGCGTGGCATCCGCGACGTGCGCCCGCAGGTCGATCGGATGCTCGCCCTGGTGCAGCTCGACGGGTTCGGCCCGCGCCGACCGCAGCAGCTCTCCGGCGGGCAGCAGCAGCGGGTCGCCCTGGCCCGCGCGTTGATCAACCACCCGCAGGTGCTGCTGCTCGATGAACCGCTCGGCGCCCTCGACCTGAAACTGCGCCGGCAGATGCAGACCGAGCTGAAACGGATCCAGACCGAGGTCGGCATCACCTTCGTGCACGTCACCCACGACCAGGAGGAGGCCATGACGATGGCCGACACGGTCGCGGTGATGAACGCCGGCCGGATCGAGCAGCTCGGCCCACCCGCGCAGATGTACGAGTTTCCGGCGACCGCGTTCGTGGCGAACTTCCTCGGCCAGTCGAACCTGCTGGCCGGCGAGGCCACCGGCCGATCCGGCGACGACGTGCTGGTCACCGCGTACGGCTCGCGGTTCACCGTGCCCGCGGCCCGGTCCCGGTCCGTCGACGGTCCGGTCCATCTGGGGGTACGCCCGGAAAAGCTCGCCCTGACCCGGGACGCGGACGGCGTACCGGCCGGGGCGCAGTCGGTCACCGGCGTGGTCACCGAACTGGCGTACCTCGGGGTCAGCACCCAGTACCAGGTGCGCACCGGCTGGGGCACCGAGCTGAGCGTGTTCAGCCCGAACAGCGGGGACGGAGCTCTGCTGCCGGTCGGTGCCGACGTGGTCGCCTACTGGCAGCCGGCGCACGCCTTCCTGCTGGCCCGTGAGCCGGGCACCGGCGACCAGACCGCCCCGCTGCTCGACGACGCCGTACCCGCGTCATGA
- a CDS encoding ABC transporter permease, which yields MGPGPGATGTGARLARWLVDRWVLGVGLLVLGYLLLPVAVVAGLSFNRPSSRLSYDFNEFTLDNWRQPCATSDMCDAVLRSVQIGFLATATATVLGTLMAFALVRHRFLGRSATNLLIFLPMATPELVLGSSLLTLFVAGAVPLGFWTVVIAHVMFCLSFVVVTVKARLAGMDTRLEEAATDLYATPCQTFRLITLPLVLPGIVAAALLSFSLSFDDFIVTNFTSGTTVTFPMYVWGAAQRGIPPQVNVIGTAMFAVALLLVVLGGTIGRRRRAGLG from the coding sequence ATGGGCCCGGGCCCGGGCGCGACGGGGACCGGTGCGCGGCTGGCCCGGTGGCTGGTCGACCGCTGGGTCCTCGGCGTCGGCCTGCTGGTGCTCGGCTACCTGCTGCTGCCGGTGGCGGTGGTCGCCGGGCTGTCGTTCAACCGGCCGTCCAGCCGACTGTCCTACGACTTCAACGAGTTCACGTTGGACAACTGGCGGCAGCCCTGCGCGACCAGCGACATGTGCGACGCGGTGCTGCGCAGCGTACAGATCGGTTTTCTGGCCACCGCCACCGCGACGGTCCTTGGCACGCTGATGGCGTTCGCCCTGGTCCGGCACCGGTTCCTCGGCCGGTCCGCGACCAACCTGCTGATCTTTCTGCCGATGGCCACCCCGGAACTGGTGCTGGGCTCGTCGCTGCTGACGCTGTTCGTGGCCGGCGCGGTGCCGCTCGGCTTCTGGACCGTGGTGATCGCCCACGTGATGTTCTGCCTGAGCTTCGTCGTGGTCACCGTGAAGGCGCGGCTGGCCGGCATGGACACCCGGCTGGAGGAGGCGGCGACCGACCTGTACGCCACGCCGTGCCAGACGTTCCGGCTGATCACCCTGCCGCTGGTGCTGCCCGGCATCGTCGCCGCCGCGTTGCTGTCGTTCTCCCTGTCGTTCGACGATTTCATCGTCACCAACTTCACCTCCGGCACCACCGTCACCTTCCCGATGTACGTGTGGGGTGCCGCCCAGCGCGGTATCCCACCGCAGGTGAACGTGATCGGCACGGCGATGTTCGCGGTGGCGCTGCTGCTGGTGGTGCTCGGCGGCACGATCGGCCGGCGCCGCCGCGCCGGCCTCGGCTGA